In a single window of the Candidatus Kaiserbacteria bacterium genome:
- a CDS encoding phosphoglycerate dehydrogenase, whose amino-acid sequence MKKILISAPYMHREKEKVTEMLKEYDFDVTWASVEERLEEADLLPIIEAYDGILCGDDRITKKVIDAALHLKVIVKWGTGIDSIDKEYAESKGIQVCRTPNAFTEPVSDTTLGLILNEVRGIVRNDRVVKSGGWDKPQGYMVREKIVGIIGFGDIGQAVAKKLIPFGPKVLVNDIHEPPTELLKSLNVTYASKDEIYETCDIITLHCDLNSTSQYLLNTETFLKMKKKPYIINTARGPLIKESDLILALQNGVIAGVGIDVFEHEPLSLDNPLRSMDAVTGSCHNTNSSPSCWDKIHINSLKMMDEALHKSYNA is encoded by the coding sequence ATGAAAAAAATACTCATATCCGCGCCGTACATGCACCGAGAGAAAGAGAAAGTCACCGAGATGCTCAAGGAGTATGATTTTGATGTAACATGGGCTTCTGTAGAGGAGCGACTTGAGGAAGCAGACCTACTCCCAATCATTGAAGCGTATGACGGTATCCTCTGTGGTGACGATAGAATTACAAAAAAGGTCATTGATGCCGCATTGCATTTAAAAGTTATCGTTAAGTGGGGAACGGGGATTGATTCGATAGATAAGGAATATGCTGAGTCAAAAGGAATACAGGTATGTCGAACTCCGAACGCATTTACCGAACCTGTTTCCGACACGACACTTGGACTCATTCTCAATGAGGTGAGAGGTATTGTACGAAACGACCGAGTGGTAAAAAGTGGTGGGTGGGATAAGCCACAGGGATATATGGTGCGTGAGAAAATTGTTGGCATAATAGGTTTTGGCGATATAGGGCAAGCAGTAGCAAAAAAACTTATTCCGTTTGGTCCAAAGGTTTTGGTAAACGATATACACGAGCCTCCTACGGAATTGCTCAAATCACTCAATGTGACGTATGCATCCAAAGATGAGATATACGAAACATGCGATATCATCACCCTTCACTGTGATCTCAATTCCACAAGTCAGTATCTTTTGAATACCGAAACATTTCTTAAAATGAAAAAGAAGCCATACATTATAAATACGGCTCGCGGTCCTCTTATTAAAGAAAGCGACCTTATTTTGGCACTACAGAATGGTGTGATAGCAGGAGTGGGAATCGATGTTTTTGAGCACGAGCCACTTTCTCTCGATAATCCTTTACGATCAATGGATGCAGTCACAGGGTCATGCCATAATACAAACAGTAGTCCATCGTGTTGGGATAAAATACATATCAATTCTCTCAAGATGATGGATGAAGCGTTACATAAATCATACAATGCTTAA
- a CDS encoding FkbM family methyltransferase — MLKIPYIFTSQERFLERFGLKKIIPNEITRDNFFESYFRTKRPFVVQIGANDGKTHDSLYTYILKYQLPGLLVEPQPDIFNALKENYKGNKNLQFANVAVGEKDGQMPFYRIKPELVMPGKEYKASSGSSFFREQIVGNVMNRLPPKNTGILKHISNNPDDYIQETQVMVKTLPTLLREFKIDHIDFLLTDCQGADYTILTQLEFDRFAPDIINYEHCLLSAEDLSASRELLTAHGYKYFIHGVDTCAYNVAA, encoded by the coding sequence ATGCTTAAAATTCCCTACATCTTTACTTCACAAGAACGATTTCTTGAACGATTTGGTTTAAAAAAAATTATTCCGAATGAGATTACGCGAGATAATTTTTTTGAATCATATTTTAGAACGAAGCGACCTTTTGTAGTACAAATCGGCGCCAATGATGGGAAGACACATGATTCACTCTATACATACATACTGAAGTATCAGCTCCCGGGGCTTCTCGTAGAGCCACAGCCTGATATATTTAATGCACTAAAGGAAAATTACAAAGGAAATAAAAACCTGCAGTTCGCAAATGTCGCGGTAGGAGAAAAAGATGGTCAGATGCCTTTTTATAGAATCAAGCCTGAGTTGGTTATGCCAGGGAAAGAGTATAAGGCATCGAGCGGATCCTCTTTTTTCAGAGAGCAAATTGTCGGAAATGTTATGAATAGGCTTCCGCCCAAAAATACGGGAATTCTTAAACATATTTCCAATAATCCTGATGACTATATACAAGAAACGCAGGTAATGGTGAAGACACTTCCGACGCTCCTTCGTGAGTTTAAAATAGACCATATTGATTTTCTACTTACTGATTGCCAAGGTGCAGATTACACGATACTCACACAACTGGAATTTGACCGCTTTGCACCCGATATCATTAATTATGAACACTGCTTGCTCAGTGCCGAAGATTTATCAGCGAGTAGGGAATTACTTACAGCGCACGGGTACAAGTATTTTATCCATGGCGTTGATACCTGTGCATATAACGTAGCTGCATGA